The Sphingomonas sp. LY54 genome includes a region encoding these proteins:
- a CDS encoding DUF2842 domain-containing protein: MQMSEPSWRKPAGMGLILLLILVWTVIVVSVADLLTGLPWPVHALYYTVAGIVWILPLKPLLRWMELGRWRD; the protein is encoded by the coding sequence ATGCAGATGAGCGAGCCCAGTTGGCGCAAACCCGCAGGCATGGGCCTGATCCTGCTGCTGATCCTCGTCTGGACGGTGATCGTCGTCAGCGTCGCCGACCTGCTGACCGGCCTGCCCTGGCCGGTGCACGCCCTCTATTACACGGTCGCCGGGATCGTCTGGATCCTGCCCCTGAAGCCGCTGCTGCGCTGGATGGAACTGGGCCGCTGGCGCGACTGA
- a CDS encoding 5-formyltetrahydrofolate cyclo-ligase, with the protein MRSDALQRRRAFARSLTPELRGDLEQALARIVLPHLIGARVVAGYHPLKDEISPSPVLDGLVDGQKAVLPWFADRDSRMIFRRAPAVVPAPWGVLQPAADAEALAPDVVLVPLVLGDRNGTRIGHGKGHYDRALAHLRDGGTLMKTIGIAWEAQISEEPIPADPWDVPLDAIATPAEWIICR; encoded by the coding sequence ATGCGCTCCGATGCGCTCCAGCGGCGCCGCGCTTTCGCGCGCTCGCTGACGCCGGAGCTGCGCGGCGACCTCGAGCAGGCGCTCGCCCGCATCGTGCTGCCGCATTTGATCGGCGCGCGCGTCGTGGCCGGCTATCACCCGCTGAAGGACGAGATCAGCCCCTCGCCCGTCCTCGACGGCCTGGTCGACGGCCAGAAAGCCGTCCTTCCCTGGTTCGCCGACCGCGACAGCCGGATGATCTTCCGCCGCGCGCCGGCAGTGGTGCCCGCGCCCTGGGGCGTGCTGCAGCCCGCCGCCGACGCCGAGGCGCTGGCGCCGGACGTGGTGCTGGTCCCGCTGGTGCTCGGCGACCGGAACGGCACCCGCATCGGCCACGGCAAGGGCCATTACGACCGCGCGCTGGCGCATTTGCGCGACGGCGGCACGCTGATGAAGACGATCGGCATTGCCTGGGAGGCACAGATCAGCGAGGAGCCGATTCCCGCCGACCCCTGGGACGTGCCGCTCGATGCGATCGCCACGCCCGCCGAATGGATAATATGCAGATGA
- a CDS encoding cell division protein ZapA yields MPSVEIEIAGRRYNLACRDGEQEHMRSVAVIVDEKARQAGEALGSLSEARQLLFASLLLADSLQEQQEAAAAGPAPAAQPAVPDAALTDALERLAEQVEALAERLEGKDAKSYIGSRRELPGASF; encoded by the coding sequence ATGCCGTCGGTCGAGATCGAGATTGCAGGACGGCGCTACAATCTCGCGTGCCGCGACGGCGAGCAGGAGCATATGCGCTCGGTCGCCGTGATCGTCGACGAGAAGGCCCGCCAGGCCGGCGAGGCGCTCGGCAGCCTCAGCGAAGCACGGCAATTGCTGTTCGCCTCGCTGCTGCTGGCGGACTCGCTCCAGGAGCAGCAGGAGGCTGCCGCAGCAGGCCCCGCGCCTGCGGCACAGCCCGCCGTTCCCGATGCTGCGCTCACCGATGCGCTGGAACGGCTCGCCGAACAGGTCGAAGCGCTCGCCGAAAGGCTTGAGGGCAAGGATGCAAAGTCCTACATAGGCAGTCGACGGGAACTGCCCGGTGCGAGCTTTTGA
- the tkt gene encoding transketolase encodes MPVEPRLLANAIRALSMDAVQAANSGHPGMPMGMADVATVLFTEYLKFDPQDPDWHDRDRFVLSAGHGSMLIYSLLHLTGYAHPTMDEIRDFRKLSSPCAGHPENFLMKGVEATTGPLGQGFAMSVGMAIAERHLNAVFGDDLVDHDTWAIAGDGCLMEGINHEAVGLAGHLKLGRLNVLWDNNKITIDGSTDLSTSEDVLARYRASGWHTVSCDGHDFADIRRALDEALADPRPSLIDCRTVIGYGAPNKQGTSATHGAALGHDEVAAARQHLVWDSEPFDLPQPIVDAWREAGARNARTHEDWRARLAANPQREEFVRRMEGRLPEGFAKTAYFDWLAANPQTVATRKASELALGAINEALPETIGGSADLTGSNNTKTKAQKPLTADDYSGRYIYYGIREFGMAAAMNGMALHGGVIPYGGTFLVFSDYCRPAIRLSALQQTRVVYVMTHDSIGLGEDGPTHQPVEHVMSLRMIPNLDVYRPADAVETAECWALSLERRDGPSLLALTRQNLPQLRAERTENFSAKGAYRLRAASAARKVVLLATGSEVETALAAADALEAQGIGADVVSMPCWSRFDAQDAAYRADILGGGGVLRVSIEAGTTLGWERYTGLDGLRIGLDRFGASAPAEDLFKRFGFSAEAIVPQIVAVLNQGDQ; translated from the coding sequence ATGCCCGTCGAACCGAGACTGCTCGCCAATGCCATCCGCGCATTGTCGATGGACGCCGTACAGGCGGCCAACAGTGGTCACCCAGGCATGCCGATGGGCATGGCCGACGTCGCCACCGTGCTGTTCACGGAGTATCTGAAGTTCGATCCGCAGGATCCTGATTGGCATGACCGGGACCGCTTCGTCCTGTCCGCCGGCCACGGCTCGATGCTGATCTATTCGCTGCTGCATCTCACCGGCTACGCCCATCCGACGATGGACGAGATCCGCGACTTCCGGAAGCTTAGCTCGCCCTGCGCCGGCCATCCAGAAAACTTCCTGATGAAGGGCGTCGAGGCCACCACCGGGCCGCTCGGCCAGGGTTTCGCGATGTCGGTCGGCATGGCGATTGCCGAACGCCACCTAAACGCCGTGTTCGGCGACGACCTCGTCGATCACGACACCTGGGCGATCGCCGGCGACGGCTGCCTGATGGAGGGCATCAACCACGAGGCCGTCGGCCTCGCCGGTCATTTGAAGCTCGGCCGCCTCAATGTCCTGTGGGACAATAACAAGATCACGATCGACGGCTCCACCGACCTGTCGACTTCGGAAGACGTCCTCGCGCGCTACCGCGCCTCGGGTTGGCACACCGTCTCGTGCGACGGCCACGATTTTGCGGACATCCGCCGTGCGCTGGACGAGGCCCTCGCCGATCCGCGCCCCTCGCTGATCGATTGCCGCACCGTCATCGGCTACGGCGCGCCCAACAAGCAGGGCACGTCGGCCACCCATGGCGCGGCGCTTGGCCACGATGAAGTCGCCGCCGCCCGCCAGCATCTGGTGTGGGACAGCGAGCCGTTCGACCTGCCGCAGCCGATCGTCGACGCATGGCGCGAAGCCGGTGCGCGCAACGCCAGGACGCATGAGGACTGGCGCGCCCGTCTCGCCGCCAACCCGCAGCGCGAGGAATTTGTCCGCCGCATGGAAGGGCGCCTGCCGGAAGGGTTCGCCAAGACCGCCTATTTCGACTGGCTCGCCGCCAATCCGCAGACCGTTGCCACCCGCAAGGCGTCCGAGCTCGCGCTCGGCGCGATCAACGAGGCGCTGCCCGAGACGATCGGCGGTTCGGCCGACCTTACGGGCTCGAACAACACCAAAACAAAGGCTCAGAAGCCTTTGACTGCGGACGATTATTCGGGTCGCTACATTTATTACGGCATCCGCGAATTCGGCATGGCCGCGGCGATGAACGGCATGGCGCTGCACGGCGGTGTCATTCCCTATGGCGGCACCTTCCTCGTCTTCTCCGATTATTGCCGCCCGGCCATCCGCCTGTCGGCACTACAGCAGACCCGCGTCGTCTACGTCATGACGCACGATTCGATCGGCCTCGGCGAGGACGGCCCGACCCACCAGCCGGTCGAGCATGTCATGAGCCTGCGCATGATCCCGAACCTCGACGTCTACCGTCCGGCCGACGCCGTTGAGACCGCCGAATGCTGGGCGCTGTCGCTCGAGCGCCGCGACGGTCCGTCGCTGCTCGCTCTGACCCGCCAGAACCTGCCGCAGCTGCGCGCCGAGCGCACCGAGAATTTCTCGGCCAAGGGCGCGTACCGGCTGCGCGCCGCGTCGGCCGCCCGCAAGGTCGTGCTTCTCGCCACCGGCTCCGAAGTGGAGACGGCGCTCGCGGCGGCCGATGCGCTGGAGGCCCAGGGCATCGGCGCCGACGTCGTGTCGATGCCGTGCTGGAGCCGCTTCGACGCCCAGGACGCGGCCTATCGCGCCGACATTCTCGGCGGGGGGGGCGTGCTACGCGTCTCGATCGAGGCGGGCACCACCTTGGGCTGGGAGCGCTATACCGGCCTCGATGGCCTGCGCATCGGCCTCGACCGCTTCGGCGCCTCGGCTCCGGCGGAAGACCTTTTCAAGCGTTTCGGCTTCAGCGCCGAAGCGATCGTGCCGCAGATCGTCGCGGTGCTTAACCAGGGAGATCAATGA
- the gap gene encoding type I glyceraldehyde-3-phosphate dehydrogenase, protein MATKVAINGFGRIGRLVARAILANPDSGLELVAINDLADAKSNAMLFKRDSVHGAYPGTVEADGNDLIIDGKRVKVTAERDPANLPHAANGVDIALECTGFFTDRASAEKHLAAGAKRVLISAPAKGVDLTVVYGVNHDKLTPEHTIVSNASCTTNCLAPVAKVMNDVIGIERGLMTTVHAYTNDQKILDQIHPDMRRARAAGMSMIPTTTGAARAVGEVLPELKGKLDGSAIRVPTPNVSLVDLTFTPKRDTTLEEVNGALKAAAESGPLKGILAYTDEPLVSIDLNHNPASSTVDSLETAVLEGKLVRVVSWYDNEWGFSNRMVDTASAMAKLI, encoded by the coding sequence ATGGCGACCAAAGTTGCGATTAACGGTTTCGGGCGCATCGGCCGTCTGGTGGCGCGGGCGATCCTCGCCAACCCGGACAGCGGCCTCGAGCTGGTCGCGATCAACGACCTCGCCGACGCCAAGTCGAACGCCATGCTGTTCAAGCGCGACTCGGTCCACGGCGCCTATCCGGGCACGGTCGAGGCGGACGGCAACGATCTCATCATCGACGGCAAGCGCGTGAAGGTCACCGCCGAGCGTGACCCGGCCAATTTGCCGCACGCCGCCAACGGCGTCGACATCGCGCTCGAATGCACCGGCTTCTTCACCGACCGTGCCTCGGCCGAGAAGCATCTCGCTGCCGGCGCCAAGCGCGTCCTGATCTCGGCCCCGGCCAAGGGCGTCGACCTCACCGTCGTCTACGGCGTCAACCACGACAAGCTTACGCCTGAGCACACCATCGTCTCGAACGCTTCGTGCACCACCAACTGCCTGGCGCCGGTCGCCAAGGTCATGAACGACGTGATCGGCATCGAGCGCGGCCTGATGACCACGGTCCACGCCTACACCAACGACCAGAAGATCCTCGACCAGATCCATCCGGACATGCGCCGCGCCCGCGCTGCCGGCATGTCGATGATCCCGACCACCACCGGCGCCGCCCGCGCCGTCGGTGAGGTCCTTCCGGAATTGAAGGGCAAGCTGGACGGCTCGGCCATCCGAGTGCCGACCCCGAACGTCAGCCTCGTCGACCTGACCTTCACGCCGAAGCGCGACACCACGCTCGAGGAAGTGAACGGCGCGCTGAAGGCCGCGGCCGAGAGCGGTCCGCTCAAGGGCATTCTCGCTTACACCGACGAGCCCCTGGTCTCGATCGACCTCAACCACAATCCGGCCAGCTCGACCGTCGACAGCCTCGAGACCGCCGTGCTGGAGGGCAAGCTCGTCCGCGTCGTCTCCTGGTACGACAATGAATGGGGCTTCTCGAACCGCATGGTCGACACCGCCTCGGCAATGGCGAAGCTGATCTGA
- a CDS encoding phosphoglycerate kinase, whose amino-acid sequence MTFKTLDDLGDIHGKRVLVRVDLNVPMQDLRVTDDTRFRATLPTATELADRGAIVLLLAHFGRPNGERRPDMSLSLVTRAYEEVLGRPVRFVGDCEGATAKENIAGMNPGDVAILENTRFHAGEEKNDPALAAAMAELGDAYVNDAFSAAHRAHASTEGLAHLLPAYAGRAMEKELKALEAALGNPERPVAAVVGGAKVSTKLDVLRNLVSKVDHLIIGGGMANTFLAARGVDVGKSLCEHDLSETALAILDAADAANCTVHLPYDVVVAKEFAANPPSMRTCNVHEVAADEMILDVGPAAVEALGDAIKTCRTLVWNGPLGAFETAPFDRATVQLARTAAALTQSGSLVSVAGGGDTVAALNHAGVADDFTFVSTAGGAFLEWMEGKPLPGVEALGNA is encoded by the coding sequence ATGACCTTCAAGACGCTCGACGATCTCGGCGACATCCACGGCAAGCGCGTCCTGGTGCGCGTCGATCTCAACGTGCCGATGCAGGACCTGCGCGTCACCGACGACACACGCTTCCGGGCGACGCTGCCGACCGCGACGGAGCTCGCCGATCGCGGCGCCATCGTCCTCCTCCTCGCCCATTTCGGCCGTCCCAACGGCGAGCGCCGCCCCGACATGTCGCTGTCGCTGGTGACTCGCGCCTATGAGGAAGTGCTCGGCCGCCCCGTCCGCTTCGTCGGGGACTGCGAAGGCGCGACGGCGAAGGAGAATATCGCCGGAATGAATCCCGGCGACGTCGCGATCCTCGAAAATACCCGATTCCACGCCGGCGAAGAGAAGAACGATCCCGCTTTGGCCGCGGCCATGGCCGAGCTCGGCGATGCCTATGTCAACGATGCCTTCTCGGCCGCGCACCGCGCCCACGCCTCGACCGAGGGCCTCGCCCATCTCCTCCCGGCTTATGCCGGCCGCGCGATGGAGAAGGAACTGAAGGCGCTCGAAGCCGCCCTCGGCAATCCCGAGCGCCCGGTCGCGGCGGTGGTCGGCGGCGCCAAGGTCTCCACCAAGCTCGACGTGCTCCGCAACCTCGTCTCGAAGGTCGATCATCTGATCATCGGCGGCGGCATGGCCAATACCTTCCTGGCCGCCCGCGGCGTCGATGTCGGCAAGTCGCTGTGCGAGCATGACCTCAGCGAGACTGCGCTTGCGATCCTCGATGCGGCCGACGCCGCCAATTGCACCGTCCATCTCCCCTATGACGTGGTCGTGGCGAAGGAATTCGCCGCCAATCCGCCGAGCATGCGCACCTGCAACGTCCACGAGGTCGCGGCCGACGAGATGATCCTCGACGTCGGCCCCGCCGCGGTCGAGGCGCTCGGCGACGCGATCAAGACGTGCCGCACCTTGGTCTGGAACGGCCCCCTCGGCGCGTTCGAGACGGCGCCGTTCGACCGCGCCACCGTCCAGCTTGCCCGCACCGCCGCGGCGCTGACCCAAAGCGGCTCGCTCGTCTCGGTGGCGGGCGGCGGCGATACGGTAGCCGCGCTCAACCATGCCGGCGTCGCGGACGATTTCACCTTCGTATCCACGGCCGGCGGCGCCTTCCTCGAATGGATGGAAGGCAAGCCGCTGCCGGGGGTGGAGGCGCTCGGCAACGCATGA
- a CDS encoding VOC family protein → MITIQAIDHVVLRVVDLGKMARFYTEVLGARFEKHQEAIGLYQLRVGTALIDLVPVSGQLGSAGGAAPGPEGRNVDHICFRVLPWNGAAILAELQGHGIAAEIVSRYGAEGDGPSIYLLDPEGNALELKGPPWAPVPAL, encoded by the coding sequence ATGATCACGATCCAGGCTATCGACCATGTCGTGCTGCGGGTCGTCGACCTGGGGAAGATGGCCCGTTTCTACACCGAGGTGCTCGGCGCCCGGTTCGAAAAGCATCAGGAGGCGATCGGCCTGTATCAGCTGCGGGTCGGCACGGCCCTGATCGATCTCGTGCCGGTGTCGGGCCAGCTTGGCAGCGCCGGCGGCGCGGCGCCCGGGCCCGAAGGCCGCAACGTCGACCATATCTGTTTTCGCGTCCTGCCGTGGAACGGCGCGGCGATCCTCGCCGAGCTCCAGGGCCACGGCATCGCCGCCGAAATCGTCTCGCGCTACGGCGCGGAAGGCGACGGCCCATCCATTTACCTTTTGGATCCGGAGGGCAATGCTCTGGAACTGAAGGGACCGCCCTGGGCGCCCGTGCCCGCACTTTGA
- a CDS encoding fructose bisphosphate aldolase, translating into MNDKMMAQIKDGKGFIAALDQSGGSTPKALKGYGIEEGAWSNDEEMFGLIHQMRSRIITAPSFGSGKVLGAILFERTMDGEIDGKPVPQVLQERGVVPFIKIDKGLEDEANGVQLMKPMPDLDALLARAKGLGVFGTKERSVINLANREGIAAIVKQQFEVGEQVLAAGLVPMIEPEVNIKSAQRAEADRILKEELLKALDGVAEGRQVMLKLSIPAEAGLYDEVVAHPRVLRVVALSGGFSRAEACRELARNKGMIASFSRALLSDLRHQMSDEEFDAALGEAIDEIHTASTVKA; encoded by the coding sequence ATGAACGACAAGATGATGGCGCAGATCAAGGACGGTAAGGGCTTCATCGCCGCGCTCGACCAGAGCGGCGGCTCCACGCCCAAGGCCTTGAAGGGCTATGGCATCGAGGAGGGCGCCTGGTCGAACGACGAGGAAATGTTCGGCCTCATTCACCAGATGCGCTCGCGCATCATCACCGCGCCCTCGTTCGGCAGCGGCAAGGTGCTCGGCGCGATCCTGTTCGAGCGGACGATGGACGGCGAGATCGACGGCAAGCCGGTGCCGCAGGTCCTGCAGGAGCGCGGCGTGGTCCCGTTCATCAAGATCGACAAGGGCCTCGAGGACGAAGCGAACGGCGTCCAGCTGATGAAGCCGATGCCCGATCTCGATGCTTTGCTGGCCCGCGCCAAGGGCCTCGGCGTGTTCGGCACCAAGGAGCGCTCGGTGATCAACCTCGCCAACCGCGAGGGCATCGCCGCCATCGTCAAGCAGCAGTTCGAAGTCGGCGAGCAGGTGCTGGCCGCGGGTCTCGTCCCGATGATCGAGCCCGAGGTCAACATCAAGAGCGCGCAGCGCGCCGAGGCCGACCGCATCCTCAAGGAGGAGCTTCTGAAGGCGCTCGACGGCGTCGCCGAGGGCCGCCAGGTCATGCTCAAGCTGTCGATCCCGGCCGAGGCTGGCCTCTACGACGAGGTCGTCGCTCATCCGCGCGTGCTGCGCGTCGTCGCTCTGTCGGGCGGCTTCTCGCGCGCCGAGGCGTGCCGCGAACTCGCCAGGAACAAGGGCATGATCGCAAGCTTCTCGCGCGCTCTGCTCTCCGATCTTCGCCACCAGATGAGCGACGAAGAGTTCGACGCCGCGCTCGGCGAGGCGATCGACGAGATCCACACCGCCTCGACCGTCAAGGCCTGA
- a CDS encoding class I SAM-dependent methyltransferase, with product MIRRFLARQFARPTGPAAPLIGRWLDRIAGPSNRLAWAEMRIGPEDDVLEIGFGGGALLGRLLNATRGTVTGVDAAPAMVERARRRFSDTPNLRLHCASVDNLPLGDGSVDKAVSVASLYFWPDPAAALAELARVLRPGGTLSILFEPPEELAKWPGSRFGFRAYDAAELEALMAHAGFGAFRLAEGRGRKPDRFLCLTGTLGASEAAS from the coding sequence ATGATCCGGCGCTTCCTCGCCCGCCAGTTCGCCCGGCCGACCGGGCCGGCAGCGCCGCTTATCGGCCGTTGGCTCGATCGGATCGCCGGCCCGTCCAACCGTCTCGCATGGGCCGAGATGCGGATCGGGCCGGAGGACGATGTGCTCGAGATCGGCTTTGGCGGGGGCGCCTTGCTCGGCCGGCTGCTGAATGCCACGCGCGGCACGGTAACCGGCGTCGATGCCGCGCCCGCGATGGTGGAGCGTGCCCGGCGTCGCTTTTCCGACACGCCCAACCTCCGCCTGCACTGCGCCAGCGTCGACAATCTCCCGCTTGGCGACGGCTCGGTCGATAAGGCGGTGAGCGTCGCCAGCCTCTATTTCTGGCCCGACCCCGCCGCCGCGCTCGCCGAGCTGGCGCGCGTGCTCCGGCCCGGCGGCACGCTCTCGATCTTGTTCGAGCCGCCCGAGGAGCTCGCCAAGTGGCCCGGTTCCCGCTTCGGCTTCCGCGCTTATGACGCTGCCGAGCTCGAAGCGCTGATGGCGCACGCCGGTTTCGGCGCCTTCCGGCTCGCGGAGGGGAGGGGGCGCAAGCCCGACCGCTTTCTTTGTTTGACAGGGACGCTTGGCGCGTCAGAAGCGGCGTCATGA
- the thiE gene encoding thiamine phosphate synthase — MMDEDDDLTLDPNFAARFEGGRREPCQLYLISPLDVGGDFPERLAAALEGGPVAAFQFRVKGIDQHQAAKLAEPLQRICAEHEVAFIVNDDIGLAKRLGADGVHLGQDDGDARDARAQLGPAAQIGVTCHDSRHLAMDAGEAGADYVAFGAFFPTETKETHHRPEPSILGWWSTVFEIPCVAIGGITPENGRELVEAGADFLAVSGAVWNHKQGPGAAVAEFQKILVR; from the coding sequence ATGATGGACGAAGATGACGATCTCACGCTCGACCCGAACTTTGCCGCGCGCTTCGAGGGCGGCCGGCGGGAGCCGTGCCAGCTCTATCTGATATCGCCGCTCGACGTCGGCGGCGACTTTCCGGAGCGGCTGGCGGCGGCGCTCGAGGGCGGCCCGGTCGCGGCTTTCCAGTTCCGCGTCAAGGGCATCGACCAGCATCAGGCGGCCAAGCTCGCCGAACCGCTGCAGCGCATCTGCGCCGAGCATGAGGTCGCCTTCATCGTCAACGACGATATCGGCCTCGCCAAGCGCCTCGGCGCCGACGGCGTCCATCTCGGCCAGGACGACGGCGACGCGCGCGACGCCCGCGCCCAGCTCGGCCCCGCCGCGCAGATCGGCGTCACCTGCCACGACAGCCGCCATCTCGCGATGGACGCCGGCGAGGCCGGGGCGGACTATGTCGCGTTCGGGGCTTTCTTCCCGACCGAGACCAAGGAGACGCATCACCGGCCCGAACCGTCGATCCTCGGCTGGTGGAGCACGGTGTTCGAAATACCCTGCGTCGCGATCGGCGGCATCACGCCCGAAAACGGGCGCGAGCTCGTGGAGGCCGGCGCGGATTTCCTCGCCGTCAGCGGCGCGGTCTGGAACCACAAGCAGGGTCCGGGCGCAGCGGTCGCGGAATTCCAGAAGATCCTGGTCCGCTAG
- a CDS encoding DUF72 domain-containing protein, producing the protein MTEAGTIRIGCSGWNYRHWRGAFYPEKLPMKRWFDHYAGVFDTVELNTSFYHLPKPETFVKWKDQAPPGFRYAVKASRFITHAKKLKECAEPLNLFLGRARGLGETIGPILYQLPPRWGFNRERIEEFLALLPMDLVHVFEFREASWMSDEVIRLLGERGVSYCTHDMPGMNVPREAVGPCAYVRFHGFAGKYWGRYPDEVLLGWADWITGQARQGRDVWAYFNNDIHADAIADALTLRAMVAQAAR; encoded by the coding sequence ATGACGGAGGCTGGAACGATCCGGATCGGCTGCTCGGGCTGGAATTACCGCCATTGGCGCGGCGCCTTCTATCCCGAGAAATTGCCGATGAAGCGCTGGTTCGACCATTATGCAGGCGTATTCGACACGGTCGAACTCAACACCAGCTTCTACCACCTGCCTAAGCCCGAAACATTCGTGAAGTGGAAGGACCAGGCGCCGCCCGGCTTCCGCTACGCCGTCAAGGCGTCGCGCTTCATCACTCACGCCAAGAAATTGAAGGAGTGCGCGGAGCCACTCAACCTGTTCCTGGGCCGGGCGCGCGGGCTTGGAGAGACGATCGGGCCGATCCTCTACCAGCTTCCGCCGCGCTGGGGGTTCAACCGCGAGCGGATCGAGGAATTTCTGGCCTTGCTGCCCATGGACCTGGTCCACGTCTTCGAATTCCGCGAGGCGAGCTGGATGAGCGACGAGGTGATCCGGCTCCTCGGCGAGCGTGGCGTCTCCTACTGCACGCACGACATGCCGGGCATGAATGTGCCTCGGGAAGCGGTTGGCCCGTGCGCCTATGTCCGCTTCCACGGCTTTGCCGGCAAATATTGGGGCCGTTATCCGGACGAAGTGCTGCTCGGCTGGGCCGACTGGATAACGGGCCAGGCGCGGCAGGGCCGCGACGTCTGGGCCTATTTCAACAACGACATCCATGCCGACGCGATCGCCGACGCCCTCACCCTGCGGGCTATGGTGGCGCAGGCGGCGCGCTAG
- a CDS encoding L,D-transpeptidase family protein, whose translation MRNTKLMAALLCTLGFAAAAPIAGAALAQQKAAPAAKAKAETPSDKIDGTIFHAQVLLDRAGFSPGVIDGLEGMSFHEALRGFQTARGLEVTGELDQPTRVALLRDRAPSTRKLRIDESDARGPFVGRIPKDPAEQAKLKQLGYRNLLEKVAEKFHTTPATIIALNDPRMALQAGTVLRLPNVLPTSRNYEGAKPDIAQLLSDLNVSGEQPKAERVVVDKSEKAVKVYGEGDKLIAQFPATLGSDKDPLPLGTWKINSVAYNPPFHYQPQLFWDVKDDEPEQMLPPGPNGPVGVVWIDLNRENIGIHGTNSPETIKRAESHGCVRMTNWDVARLTRMVKDGMTVVFQA comes from the coding sequence GTGCGTAACACCAAATTGATGGCGGCCCTGCTGTGTACGCTGGGCTTCGCCGCCGCCGCGCCGATCGCCGGCGCCGCGCTGGCGCAGCAGAAAGCCGCTCCTGCCGCCAAGGCGAAGGCCGAGACGCCGAGCGACAAGATCGACGGCACCATTTTCCACGCGCAGGTGCTGCTCGACCGCGCCGGCTTCTCGCCTGGCGTGATCGACGGGCTCGAAGGCATGTCGTTCCATGAAGCGCTGCGCGGCTTCCAGACCGCCCGCGGGCTTGAGGTCACCGGCGAACTCGACCAGCCGACTCGCGTCGCCTTGCTGCGCGACCGGGCGCCCTCGACCCGCAAGCTGCGGATCGACGAGAGCGACGCCCGCGGCCCGTTTGTCGGCCGCATCCCCAAGGATCCCGCCGAGCAAGCCAAGTTGAAGCAGCTCGGCTACCGCAACCTGCTCGAGAAGGTCGCCGAGAAATTCCACACCACGCCGGCGACGATCATCGCGCTCAACGATCCGCGCATGGCGCTTCAGGCCGGGACCGTGCTGCGCCTGCCCAACGTCCTGCCGACCTCGCGCAATTATGAGGGCGCCAAGCCCGACATCGCCCAACTGCTGAGCGACCTCAACGTCAGCGGCGAACAGCCCAAGGCGGAGCGCGTCGTCGTCGACAAGTCCGAGAAGGCGGTGAAGGTCTATGGCGAGGGCGACAAGCTGATCGCCCAGTTCCCGGCCACGCTCGGCAGCGACAAGGATCCGCTGCCGCTCGGCACCTGGAAGATCAATTCGGTCGCCTACAATCCGCCGTTCCATTATCAGCCGCAGCTTTTCTGGGACGTGAAGGATGACGAGCCCGAGCAGATGCTCCCGCCGGGCCCGAACGGCCCCGTCGGCGTCGTCTGGATCGATCTCAACCGCGAGAATATCGGCATCCACGGCACCAACTCGCCCGAGACGATCAAGCGCGCCGAGAGCCATGGCTGCGTCCGCATGACCAATTGGGACGTCGCCCGCCTGACCCGCATGGTGAAGGACGGGATGACGGTGGTGTTCCAGGCTTGA
- a CDS encoding M23 family metallopeptidase, translated as MSRFKLYATNILTALVTAVVTSIFWVSAYGNKSGEVEAAGDTVTLAKPKVEVAEGIVIGPAGLAIPVAGVKPDQLVDTYSQARAGGARVHDAIDIMAEPGTPVVAAAPGTVEKLFFSEGGGGITAYVRSPDKRWIYYYAHLQDYAPGLREGQAIARGTPIGHVGSTGNANPAGPHLHFAVHRMSAGEPWHEGSPVNPYPLLASTRGGR; from the coding sequence TTGAGTCGGTTCAAGCTCTACGCGACCAACATCCTCACGGCGCTGGTGACCGCCGTCGTCACCAGCATTTTCTGGGTGTCGGCCTATGGCAACAAATCGGGTGAGGTCGAGGCGGCGGGCGACACGGTCACGCTCGCCAAGCCGAAGGTCGAGGTCGCCGAGGGCATCGTCATCGGGCCGGCCGGGCTCGCCATCCCGGTGGCGGGGGTGAAGCCGGACCAGCTAGTCGACACCTACAGCCAGGCCAGGGCCGGCGGCGCCCGCGTCCACGATGCGATCGACATCATGGCTGAGCCCGGCACACCCGTCGTCGCTGCGGCTCCCGGCACGGTCGAGAAATTGTTCTTCAGCGAGGGCGGCGGCGGCATCACTGCCTATGTCCGCTCGCCCGACAAGCGCTGGATCTATTATTATGCCCATCTCCAGGACTATGCGCCGGGGCTGCGCGAGGGGCAGGCGATCGCCCGTGGCACGCCGATCGGCCATGTCGGCAGCACCGGCAACGCCAATCCGGCCGGACCCCATCTCCATTTCGCCGTCCATCGCATGAGCGCCGGCGAGCCGTGGCACGAGGGCAGCCCCGTAAACCCCTATCCGCTGCTTGCCAGTACCCGCGGCGGCCGCTGA